The Papaver somniferum cultivar HN1 chromosome 3, ASM357369v1, whole genome shotgun sequence genome includes a region encoding these proteins:
- the LOC113359536 gene encoding GDSL esterase/lipase CPRD49-like, translating into MVGPERPQFVLFGSSIVQLSYRDGGWGAILADIYSRKADIVLRGYNGWNSRRALEVIHQVFPKDVAMQPSLVIVYFGGNDSVAPHPTGLGPHVPLPEYIENMRNIAIHLKSLSDKTRVMYLSPPLMNDEIFRERNNELVRTNENCQIYSEACMNLCKEMGLKFVDLWTAIQRMDDWMNTSFVDEVHLSSEGSNAVVEEILKVLKEAGWNPSLHWKFLSTEFGEY; encoded by the exons ATGGTAGGACCAGAAAGGCCTCAGTTTGTGCTCTTTGGGTCCTCAATTGTACAATTAAGTTATAGAGATGGGGGATGGGGTGCTATTCTTGCTGACATCTACTCGCGCAAG GCAGATATTGTGTTGCGTGGATATAATGGTTGGAACTCAAGGCGTGCACTTGAAGTCATTCATCAAGTATTCCCCAAG GATGTAGCTATGCAACCTTCTTTGGTTATAGTATACTTTGGTGGTAATGATTCAGTTGCGCCTCATCCAACTGGATTAGGCCCTCATGTCCCACTACCAGAATACATTGAGAACATGCGAAATATTGCTATTCATCTTAAG aGCCTGTCAGATAAAACTCGTGTTATGTATCTTAGTCCTCCGCTGATGAATGATGAAATCTTTCGTGAAAGGAACAA TGAATTAGTACGAACAAATGAGAATTGCCAGATATATTCAGAAGCTTGTATGAATTTATGCAAGGAGATGGGTTTGAAGTTTGTGGATTTGTGGACTGCAATTCAGCGGATGGATGATTGGATGAATACTAGCTTCGT AGATGAAGTTCATTTATCTTCAGAAGGGAGCAATGCAGTTGTAGAGGAGATACTAAAGGTTCTAAAGGAAGCCGGATGGAACCCATCCCTACATTGGAAGTTCTTATCAACTGAGTTTGGGGAGTACTGA